One part of the Nitrosophilus kaiyonis genome encodes these proteins:
- a CDS encoding alpha,alpha-trehalose-phosphate synthase (UDP-forming): MKRVLLVSAILPIVIKKSNEGFIIKKSPGGLIRAIEQVSKFMDVSWIGWHGYSKLTSQIKDIINNESQKEKINMIPVELNKDEIINFFHGFSNITLWPLFHEFVDYALFEEKYWKFYKKVNKKFAQKIVENCNNFDFIWVHDYQFLLLPKYIKKIKKDKKIGFFLHIPFPNPELFIRLPWRESLLKGLLDYDILGFQSYNDLENFINCLKLFFEDITINYEKDFYKIVYKENVTKAKIFPISIDYQKYEKAKDLEITKKIANNLLDIYKGKKIVFCADRLDFTKGLLEKIKSYETFLEKYPQFIGKIVFIEAVSKNIKKAKVYKELEEKFFKECERVNEKFSKNSYKPIVVLDKRLDFNTLVAYYNVADICYVSSIKDGMNLVSKEFIASKEKDSFGALILSEFTGAAQELYKDAYLINPFDYDRNSDIIYKILNENKDLIKEKLNSLQNHIKKFDIKWWSESYIRFVDGQTLKDSPSLLKKIPLHERL; the protein is encoded by the coding sequence ATGAAAAGAGTATTGCTGGTTTCGGCAATATTACCTATCGTTATAAAAAAGAGTAATGAAGGTTTTATAATAAAAAAGAGCCCAGGTGGTCTTATTAGGGCTATAGAGCAGGTATCAAAATTTATGGATGTTTCTTGGATTGGATGGCATGGATACTCTAAATTAACATCTCAAATTAAAGATATAATAAACAATGAGAGCCAAAAAGAAAAAATAAATATGATTCCTGTTGAGCTTAATAAAGATGAGATTATAAACTTTTTTCACGGCTTTTCTAATATTACTCTTTGGCCACTTTTTCACGAGTTTGTAGATTATGCTTTATTTGAAGAAAAATATTGGAAATTTTATAAAAAAGTAAATAAAAAATTTGCACAAAAAATAGTAGAAAATTGTAATAATTTTGATTTTATATGGGTTCATGATTATCAATTTTTATTACTTCCAAAATATATAAAAAAGATCAAAAAAGATAAAAAAATTGGTTTTTTTCTTCATATTCCTTTTCCAAATCCAGAACTTTTTATAAGATTGCCTTGGAGAGAGTCTTTGCTTAAAGGGCTTTTGGATTATGATATCTTAGGATTTCAATCATATAATGATCTTGAAAATTTTATAAATTGTTTAAAGCTTTTCTTTGAAGATATAACAATTAATTATGAAAAAGATTTCTATAAAATTGTTTATAAAGAAAATGTAACAAAAGCAAAAATTTTTCCTATCAGCATAGATTATCAAAAATATGAAAAAGCAAAAGATCTTGAAATTACTAAAAAAATTGCAAATAATTTATTAGATATTTATAAAGGTAAAAAGATTGTATTTTGTGCAGATAGATTAGATTTTACAAAAGGGCTTTTAGAAAAGATAAAAAGTTATGAAACATTTTTAGAAAAGTATCCACAATTTATAGGAAAAATTGTTTTTATTGAAGCTGTTAGCAAAAATATAAAAAAAGCAAAAGTTTATAAAGAGTTAGAGGAGAAATTTTTCAAGGAGTGTGAAAGAGTTAATGAGAAATTTTCTAAAAACAGTTATAAACCTATAGTTGTTTTAGATAAGAGGCTAGATTTTAATACTTTGGTAGCATATTATAATGTTGCAGATATATGTTATGTTTCATCTATAAAAGATGGTATGAATTTAGTATCAAAAGAGTTTATAGCATCTAAAGAAAAAGACTCTTTTGGTGCTCTTATTTTAAGTGAATTTACAGGAGCAGCTCAAGAACTCTATAAAGATGCTTATCTAATTAATCCTTTTGATTATGATAGAAATAGCGATATAATTTATAAAATATTAAATGAAAATAAAGATTTAATTAAAGAAAAATTAAATAGTCTTCAAAATCATATTAAAAAATTTGATATAAAATGGTGGAGTGAAAGTTATATAAGATTTGTTGATGGCCAAACTTTAAAAGATTCGCCTTCTCTTTTAAAAAAAATTCCACTGCATGAAAGATTATAA
- a CDS encoding HAD-IIB family hydrolase, producing the protein MKSKKLLIFTDLDGSLLDHDTYSFEGAKKVLNKIKKRDIPLILTSSKTRFEIEEIKEKLQIDFPFICENGAAIFFPKYLKNYLPKEAKKIDKYYAIVLGEEYKKILEFKKRFNIKGFSDLSDEEVAKLTGLDIKNAKNAKKREFSEPFLLENEDLEKIEKEAKKFGLKITKGGRFFHIIGINQDKGKALNIVANIYKKYFNQDILVVGVGDSKNDIEMLKSADIPILIKKFDQSYENISLKNLIKSKYPGSKGWGECVGVVLKREDAKDIFFKAVEAVLPQNVIKDSVKLDKDTLYIKNRKYELKNYKNIYILGAGKASGKMAEAIEAILKEKIKKGIVISTEEKDIGNIKILKGSHPIPDEKSFNGAKSILKLVEKIDENDLAIFLLSGGASALMEYTIPPISLQDLQKTNELLLKSGADIDEINIVRKHISMIKGGKLATKCKSTAAVLVISDVIGDDLEVIGSAPCYIDRSTFEDAKEVLIKYDILKKVPKSVIDVIENGIENKIDETLKIKKKNIEHFILASNKIALNAAKIEAKKLGYKAYIVTDKMCKEARNIGEDIIKRAKKVTYFKDFVWLFGGESVVHVKGKGKGGRNQEMALAALKEIDDYENIEFLSAGTDGIDGNSNAAGALADFKIYEKSKELNLDIDSFLENNDSFHFFEKCSNLLITGYSGTNVMDIAVLIKEEPKRKE; encoded by the coding sequence ATGAAAAGTAAAAAATTATTAATATTTACAGACCTTGATGGATCGCTGCTTGATCATGACACATATTCATTTGAGGGGGCAAAAAAGGTTTTAAATAAGATAAAAAAAAGGGATATTCCTCTTATTTTAACCTCAAGTAAAACAAGATTTGAGATTGAAGAGATAAAAGAAAAACTCCAGATTGATTTTCCTTTTATTTGTGAAAATGGCGCTGCAATATTTTTCCCAAAATATTTAAAAAACTATCTTCCAAAAGAGGCTAAAAAAATAGATAAATATTATGCGATTGTTTTAGGTGAAGAGTATAAAAAGATTTTAGAGTTTAAAAAAAGATTTAATATTAAAGGATTTAGTGATTTAAGCGATGAGGAGGTTGCTAAATTAACAGGTCTTGATATAAAAAATGCAAAAAATGCTAAAAAAAGAGAATTCAGTGAGCCATTTTTGCTTGAAAATGAAGATTTAGAAAAAATTGAAAAAGAGGCTAAAAAATTTGGTCTTAAAATAACAAAAGGTGGAAGATTTTTCCATATTATAGGAATCAATCAAGATAAAGGAAAAGCATTAAATATAGTAGCTAATATTTATAAAAAATATTTCAATCAAGATATATTGGTTGTGGGAGTTGGGGATAGTAAAAATGATATAGAGATGCTAAAAAGTGCAGATATCCCTATACTTATTAAAAAATTTGACCAATCCTATGAGAATATATCTTTAAAAAATCTTATAAAATCAAAATATCCAGGTAGCAAGGGCTGGGGAGAGTGTGTTGGTGTTGTTTTAAAAAGAGAGGATGCCAAAGATATTTTTTTTAAAGCAGTTGAAGCTGTTTTGCCACAAAATGTCATTAAAGATAGTGTTAAATTAGATAAAGATACTCTTTATATAAAAAATAGAAAATATGAACTTAAAAATTATAAAAATATATATATTTTAGGAGCTGGAAAAGCATCAGGAAAAATGGCTGAAGCAATTGAGGCTATTTTAAAAGAAAAAATAAAAAAAGGAATTGTTATTTCAACTGAGGAAAAAGATATTGGAAATATTAAAATTTTAAAAGGTTCACACCCAATTCCAGATGAGAAAAGCTTTAATGGAGCAAAATCTATTTTAAAACTTGTTGAAAAAATAGATGAAAATGATTTGGCTATATTTCTTTTATCTGGTGGTGCTTCAGCACTTATGGAATATACTATCCCTCCAATTTCATTGCAAGATCTTCAAAAAACAAATGAGCTATTATTAAAAAGTGGTGCTGATATTGATGAGATAAATATTGTTAGAAAACATATCTCCATGATAAAAGGTGGAAAACTTGCAACAAAATGCAAAAGCACTGCAGCAGTTTTAGTCATATCAGATGTAATAGGTGATGATTTAGAGGTTATTGGTTCAGCACCATGCTATATTGATAGATCAACTTTTGAAGATGCAAAAGAGGTACTAATAAAATATGATATTTTAAAAAAAGTGCCAAAAAGTGTAATAGATGTTATAGAAAATGGAATAGAAAATAAGATAGATGAGACTTTGAAAATTAAGAAAAAAAATATAGAGCATTTTATTTTAGCTTCCAATAAAATTGCTTTGAATGCTGCAAAAATAGAGGCAAAAAAACTGGGCTATAAAGCCTATATTGTTACAGATAAAATGTGTAAAGAGGCTAGAAATATAGGCGAAGATATCATAAAAAGAGCAAAAAAGGTTACATATTTTAAAGATTTTGTCTGGCTTTTTGGAGGAGAAAGTGTAGTGCATGTAAAAGGAAAAGGAAAAGGTGGAAGAAATCAAGAGATGGCATTGGCAGCTTTGAAAGAGATAGATGATTATGAAAATATTGAGTTTTTAAGTGCCGGGACTGATGGGATAGATGGAAATAGTAATGCTGCTGGAGCATTAGCTGATTTTAAAATATATGAAAAATCAAAAGAGTTAAATCTTGATATAGATAGTTTTTTAGAAAATAATGACTCTTTTCATTTTTTTGAAAAATGCTCAAATCTTTTAATAACAGGATATTCAGGAACAAATGTTATGGATATAGCAGTACTTATAAAAGAGGAGCCCAAAAGAAAGGAATAA
- a CDS encoding response regulator transcription factor encodes MKVAMIEDDIELSEILSEFLNKHNIKVKNFEDPYIALSSLKIENFDALILDLTLPDMDGLEILKKIREFSDIPIIISSARSDLTDKIIGLELGADDYLPKPYNPRELEARLKAITRRREKKSQKDFFIDKDSNEIKLKGKILQLTPAEYEILSYLIEHPNRAVSREELIKNIDLINPNSSEKSIDVIIGRIRQKIEDDPKNPKYIRSVRGVGYKFVN; translated from the coding sequence TTGAAAGTAGCAATGATTGAAGATGATATTGAACTTTCAGAAATATTAAGTGAATTTTTAAATAAACATAATATAAAAGTTAAAAACTTTGAAGATCCATATATTGCACTCTCTTCGTTAAAAATAGAAAATTTTGATGCACTTATTTTAGATCTAACACTTCCTGATATGGATGGATTGGAGATTTTAAAAAAAATTAGAGAATTTAGTGATATTCCTATTATAATATCAAGTGCAAGAAGTGATCTAACTGACAAAATTATTGGCCTTGAACTTGGAGCAGATGATTATCTTCCAAAACCATACAATCCAAGAGAGCTTGAAGCAAGACTAAAAGCTATTACAAGACGAAGAGAAAAAAAAAGCCAAAAAGATTTTTTTATCGATAAAGATTCAAATGAGATAAAATTAAAAGGAAAAATTTTACAATTAACTCCTGCAGAATATGAAATATTGTCCTATTTGATTGAGCATCCAAATAGAGCAGTATCTAGAGAGGAGCTAATAAAAAATATAGATTTAATAAATCCAAATTCCAGTGAAAAAAGCATTGATGTTATCATTGGAAGGATTAGACAAAAAATTGAAGATGACCCCAAAAATCCAAAATATATCCGCTCAGTAAGAGGCGTAGGGTATAAGTTTGTAAATTAG
- a CDS encoding inositol monophosphatase family protein, whose protein sequence is MLKDIVKEAGEILKYGYFHKKKVNFKSEIDLVTEYDVKIEKFLKDRLSKIYPDYEIVAEESFKGSSIPKKAIFIDPIDGTTNFVHSIAYVCISIGIYIDSKPVEGIVYNPILNELFWAKKDVGAFLNDERIFVNNSKDLISSLIATGFPYTKIKRGKDYRWVIDTMANLLPFTRDIRRLGSAAIDLSYVACGRFAGFYEVNLKPWDVAAGILLVEEAGGKVTNHLGNEYKFGDIIVASNGIIHKELIDKMASY, encoded by the coding sequence ATGCTAAAAGATATTGTTAAAGAGGCTGGAGAGATTTTAAAATATGGCTATTTTCATAAAAAGAAGGTAAATTTTAAAAGTGAGATTGATCTTGTAACTGAATATGATGTAAAGATAGAAAAATTTTTAAAAGATAGATTATCAAAAATATATCCAGATTATGAGATAGTTGCTGAAGAGAGTTTTAAAGGAAGTTCTATTCCTAAAAAAGCAATCTTTATTGACCCAATTGATGGAACAACAAATTTTGTACACTCCATTGCTTATGTTTGTATATCTATTGGGATATATATAGATTCAAAACCAGTAGAAGGGATTGTTTATAATCCTATTTTAAATGAGCTTTTTTGGGCTAAAAAAGATGTTGGAGCATTTTTAAATGATGAGAGAATTTTTGTAAATAATAGCAAAGATTTAATTAGTTCACTAATTGCAACAGGATTTCCATATACAAAAATCAAAAGAGGAAAAGATTATAGATGGGTTATAGATACTATGGCAAATCTACTGCCTTTTACAAGAGATATAAGAAGACTTGGTTCAGCTGCTATTGATTTAAGTTATGTTGCATGTGGAAGATTTGCAGGATTTTATGAAGTTAATTTAAAACCTTGGGATGTAGCAGCTGGGATTTTGCTTGTTGAAGAGGCTGGAGGAAAGGTAACTAATCATTTAGGAAATGAGTATAAATTTGGAGATATTATTGTTGCCTCAAATGGAATAATACATAAAGAACTCATTGATAAAATGGCTTCTTATTAA
- a CDS encoding Nramp family divalent metal transporter, with product MKKRIKEKILDEIRENREKIKKMGPGIITGGAGDDPAGIVTCTVVGATTGFHLLWLAFLSAPMMIAIQDSVSKIAIVTGKSLPEITNILYGKKYTILMVLFLSIANIFTIGADLNAIAEIFAISTGYDSLYFLIPITGIIAYLVMFKQYKTVKKVFLLLTLILSVYILSAILANPDLKSLLIGTFLPHLPIESVFIMASLGYLGTKMSPYLLFWQASEEKEEHRTVVQAKEASFDTVVGMIYSSALDFFIIVAAAATLYGKVNNIETVKDAALALKPIAGEYSFILFSIGVLASGFLAVPVLAGSTAYAIADTFGWREGMDNKVSDAKGFYTVFLGALIIGDFIDLSSISVVDALYYSQILDGIMLPFLILIVLSISNNKKIMGDFKNTKFNNIFSIFTFFITSILTAIMFYEIF from the coding sequence TTGAAAAAAAGAATAAAAGAGAAAATTTTAGATGAGATAAGAGAAAATAGAGAAAAAATAAAAAAGATGGGGCCCGGAATCATTACAGGTGGGGCTGGAGATGATCCTGCTGGAATTGTAACTTGTACGGTTGTTGGGGCAACAACTGGTTTTCATCTTTTATGGCTTGCTTTTTTATCTGCTCCTATGATGATTGCTATTCAAGATAGTGTCTCTAAAATAGCTATAGTAACTGGAAAAAGTCTTCCAGAAATTACAAATATTTTATATGGAAAAAAATATACAATATTGATGGTTTTATTTCTTTCAATTGCAAATATTTTTACAATAGGGGCAGATTTAAATGCCATTGCTGAAATTTTTGCAATATCCACAGGTTATGATAGTCTCTATTTTCTTATACCAATAACCGGTATTATTGCTTATCTTGTAATGTTTAAGCAGTATAAAACAGTTAAAAAAGTTTTTCTTTTATTAACACTGATTTTAAGTGTATATATATTATCAGCCATTTTAGCAAATCCAGATTTAAAAAGTCTTCTTATTGGAACTTTTTTACCTCATCTTCCTATTGAGTCAGTTTTTATTATGGCTTCTCTTGGTTATCTTGGTACAAAAATGTCTCCATATCTTCTTTTTTGGCAAGCTTCAGAAGAAAAAGAGGAACACAGAACAGTAGTTCAAGCAAAAGAAGCATCCTTTGATACAGTTGTTGGAATGATATACTCAAGTGCTCTTGATTTTTTTATAATTGTAGCTGCAGCTGCCACGCTGTATGGAAAAGTAAATAATATAGAGACTGTAAAAGATGCCGCTCTTGCTTTAAAACCAATAGCTGGTGAATACTCTTTTATTCTATTTAGTATAGGAGTTTTAGCTTCTGGATTTTTAGCAGTACCTGTTTTGGCTGGATCAACAGCTTATGCAATAGCTGATACTTTTGGCTGGAGAGAGGGTATGGATAATAAAGTCAGTGATGCAAAAGGTTTTTATACAGTATTTTTGGGCGCACTTATAATTGGAGATTTTATAGATTTGTCTTCAATATCAGTTGTTGATGCGCTATATTATTCACAAATTCTTGATGGGATAATGCTTCCTTTTTTAATTTTAATAGTATTAAGCATAAGTAATAATAAAAAAATAATGGGTGATTTTAAAAATACAAAATTTAACAATATCTTTTCTATTTTTACATTTTTCATAACTTCTATATTAACTGCTATAATGTTTTATGAAATCTTTTAA
- a CDS encoding ArsS family sensor histidine kinase, translating to MKRSIFFSITFIFLIAFLAITASFYLFLKYEKINKKTQIDKRFEFISNTLPWKLQNIKNPNKLIKELKKIDLEPIFYAKEAINILKNSKKIKKISSEIGDIWLLKYKNENYIFIQSFGNSLLLKDLSSLEIDDFFIYFIFSIVILLIFLVYIGVILKLRPLKKIENELKKFSKGEMNLNLDIKGSSEITEVAKNLKNSIDAVKNMLNSRKLLLRNIMHELKTPITKGRIVAEMVENEKQRNRLISIFERLNSLINEIAAIESIDSKIQIKKVKKNIKDFLQEAINLGLFDKKQIIIKYYDNPQIEADYKLFSIALKNLIENGIKYSQDNQVKIAVYKDKIDIINKGKPLKKEFNYYLEPFTKEGKNSGFGLGLYLVNSILKLHNFKLSYKYSDNRNIFIIHLY from the coding sequence ATGAAAAGATCAATATTTTTCTCAATCACATTTATCTTTTTAATTGCATTTTTAGCAATTACTGCCTCTTTTTATCTTTTTCTAAAATATGAAAAAATAAATAAAAAAACTCAAATTGATAAAAGATTTGAGTTTATATCAAATACGCTTCCATGGAAACTTCAAAATATTAAAAATCCAAATAAGCTTATAAAAGAGTTAAAAAAGATAGATTTAGAGCCCATTTTTTATGCAAAAGAGGCTATAAATATTTTAAAAAATTCAAAAAAGATAAAAAAAATATCCAGTGAAATTGGAGATATTTGGCTTTTAAAATATAAAAATGAAAACTATATCTTTATTCAAAGTTTTGGAAACTCTTTATTATTAAAAGATCTATCAAGTTTGGAAATTGATGATTTTTTTATCTATTTTATCTTTTCTATTGTAATTTTACTTATTTTTCTTGTCTATATTGGCGTAATATTAAAACTTAGACCTCTTAAAAAAATAGAAAATGAACTTAAAAAGTTCTCAAAAGGAGAGATGAATTTAAATCTTGATATAAAAGGAAGCAGTGAAATAACAGAAGTTGCAAAAAACCTTAAAAACTCAATAGATGCAGTTAAAAATATGCTAAATTCAAGAAAACTTCTGCTTAGAAACATTATGCATGAACTAAAAACTCCTATAACAAAAGGAAGAATCGTTGCAGAAATGGTTGAAAATGAAAAACAAAGAAATAGGCTTATCTCTATATTTGAAAGGTTAAACTCTCTTATAAATGAAATCGCAGCTATTGAATCAATAGATAGCAAGATTCAAATAAAAAAGGTTAAAAAAAATATAAAAGATTTTTTACAAGAGGCTATAAATCTAGGGCTTTTTGATAAAAAACAGATTATTATAAAATATTATGACAATCCTCAAATTGAGGCTGATTACAAACTTTTTAGTATTGCTTTAAAAAATCTAATAGAAAATGGAATAAAATATTCACAAGATAACCAAGTAAAAATAGCAGTCTATAAAGATAAAATTGATATTATTAATAAAGGCAAACCATTAAAAAAAGAGTTTAACTATTATCTTGAACCATTTACTAAAGAGGGCAAAAACTCTGGTTTTGGCTTAGGACTATATCTTGTAAACTCCATATTAAAACTTCACAACTTTAAACTTTCTTATAAATATTCCGATAATAGAAATATATTTATAATTCATTTATATTAA
- a CDS encoding DegQ family serine endoprotease, whose translation MMKKTLILSIATALILSAATITFNEAPKEFKRVMPQGDKNVVLSFYDAIKEAKESVVNISTKKRVKTPNFAGSPFFNDPFFRQFFGPLFKDRIPKDRIQRSLGSGVIISQDGYIVTNNHVINDADEITVTIPGSDKEYKAKIIGKDPLTDIAVIKIDAKNLKPIKLGDSSKLKTGDIVFAIGNPFAVGETVTQGIVSGLNRSNVGINTYENFIQTDAAINPGNSGGALVDSRGALVGINSAIITRSGGNNGIGFAIPVNMMKDVVKKLVEKGKIERGYLGVIIEDLKGSLKEVYKHKYGAVIVDVAKDSAAQKAGLKRGDLILEVDDKKVDDANELKTLIGSKAPGEKVKIKYERNKKVYTTIVTLKQRPESSKESVESETYGLELKNLDDNTRRLYNIPKDIEGVLVTEVTPESKAEKAGFKRGDIIEAIEDMDIKNIDDFKKAIKKYKGPKRVYINRQGYPLILVLK comes from the coding sequence ATTATGAAAAAAACTCTAATATTATCAATAGCAACTGCTCTTATTTTATCTGCTGCTACTATTACATTTAATGAAGCGCCAAAAGAGTTTAAAAGAGTTATGCCTCAAGGTGATAAAAATGTTGTTTTATCATTTTATGATGCTATAAAAGAGGCAAAAGAAAGCGTTGTAAATATTTCTACAAAAAAAAGAGTCAAAACTCCAAACTTTGCGGGATCACCATTTTTTAATGATCCATTTTTTAGACAATTTTTTGGCCCACTGTTTAAAGATAGAATACCAAAAGATAGAATACAAAGATCACTTGGTTCAGGGGTAATTATCAGTCAAGATGGATATATTGTAACAAATAATCATGTAATAAACGATGCTGATGAGATAACTGTAACTATTCCAGGTAGCGATAAAGAGTATAAGGCAAAAATTATAGGAAAAGACCCATTAACAGATATTGCTGTTATTAAAATTGATGCAAAAAATCTAAAACCAATAAAACTTGGTGATTCATCAAAATTAAAAACTGGTGATATTGTTTTTGCAATTGGAAATCCTTTTGCAGTTGGAGAAACAGTAACACAAGGTATAGTTTCAGGTTTAAATAGAAGCAATGTTGGTATCAATACATATGAAAATTTTATACAAACAGATGCAGCTATAAATCCTGGAAACTCTGGTGGGGCTCTGGTTGATAGCAGAGGAGCTCTTGTTGGAATAAACAGTGCTATTATTACAAGAAGTGGTGGCAATAATGGTATCGGATTTGCAATTCCTGTAAATATGATGAAAGATGTTGTTAAAAAACTTGTTGAAAAAGGTAAAATTGAAAGAGGATATTTAGGTGTAATAATAGAAGATTTAAAAGGCAGTTTAAAAGAGGTTTACAAGCATAAATATGGAGCTGTAATTGTCGATGTTGCCAAAGATTCAGCAGCTCAAAAAGCAGGTTTAAAAAGAGGAGACTTGATACTAGAGGTTGATGACAAAAAAGTAGATGATGCAAATGAACTAAAAACTTTAATTGGTTCAAAAGCACCAGGAGAAAAAGTAAAAATTAAATATGAAAGGAATAAAAAAGTTTATACAACTATTGTTACATTAAAACAAAGACCAGAATCTTCAAAAGAATCTGTTGAAAGTGAAACATATGGCCTTGAATTAAAAAACCTTGATGATAATACAAGAAGATTGTATAATATTCCTAAAGATATTGAAGGTGTATTGGTTACTGAAGTTACCCCAGAGAGTAAAGCTGAAAAAGCTGGCTTTAAAAGAGGGGATATTATTGAAGCTATTGAAGATATGGATATAAAAAATATAGATGATTTTAAAAAGGCCATTAAAAAATATAAAGGTCCAAAAAGAGTCTATATAAATAGACAAGGATATCCTTTGATTCTTGTATTGAAATAG
- the galT gene encoding galactose-1-phosphate uridylyltransferase, producing MSEIRYDRLKDRYVIVEPGRAKRPFEKFEIKKFEKSYESIFAYGKEHLTPPEIYAVREDGSKPNSPGWKIRVIPNKYPALKNEIFRKNKKCIFESFNGYGFHEIVIETPDICKQFESFTIDEFYLLLKTYQKRLNSLYENEYIQYVHIFKNRGYEAGASILHSHSQILALPYIPTQIKTILNQSEKYFSKKNRCLLCDEIKCEQKEKSRVIYENEKYILYAPFASFYPYEMKIVPKNHFSDFGKCDKKDIKLLSEIFKEAFLRLEKIAKEIPFNLILVSLPKKTDEAEKYFHWHFEILPRINIFGGFEHGTLDTINVVEPEKAAEFLKNIKVGHEKSIAGFGNITYRYKKE from the coding sequence GTGAGTGAGATTAGATACGATAGATTAAAAGATAGATATGTTATAGTTGAGCCGGGAAGGGCAAAAAGGCCATTTGAAAAGTTTGAAATAAAAAAGTTTGAAAAGAGTTATGAGTCAATATTTGCATATGGAAAAGAGCATTTAACTCCGCCTGAAATTTATGCTGTTAGAGAAGATGGATCAAAACCAAACTCTCCTGGATGGAAAATAAGAGTTATACCAAATAAATATCCTGCTTTAAAGAATGAAATTTTTAGAAAAAATAAAAAATGTATATTTGAAAGTTTTAATGGTTATGGCTTTCATGAGATTGTCATAGAGACTCCAGATATTTGTAAACAGTTTGAAAGTTTTACAATTGATGAGTTTTATTTATTATTGAAAACATATCAAAAAAGATTAAATTCATTATATGAAAATGAATATATTCAATATGTTCATATATTTAAAAACAGAGGTTATGAAGCTGGAGCCAGTATATTGCATTCTCATTCTCAGATTTTAGCTCTTCCATATATTCCTACTCAGATAAAAACTATATTAAATCAAAGCGAAAAATATTTTTCCAAAAAAAATAGATGTCTTCTTTGTGATGAGATAAAATGTGAGCAAAAAGAGAAAAGTAGAGTGATATATGAAAATGAAAAATATATACTTTATGCTCCTTTCGCATCATTTTATCCATATGAGATGAAAATTGTTCCTAAAAATCATTTTAGTGATTTTGGAAAGTGTGATAAAAAGGATATAAAGCTTTTATCTGAAATTTTCAAAGAGGCTTTTTTAAGATTGGAAAAAATAGCAAAAGAGATACCTTTCAATCTAATACTTGTCTCTTTGCCAAAAAAAACAGATGAAGCTGAAAAATATTTTCATTGGCATTTTGAAATATTGCCAAGAATTAATATATTTGGTGGCTTTGAACATGGAACACTTGATACAATTAATGTAGTTGAGCCAGAAAAAGCTGCAGAGTTTTTAAAAAATATAAAGGTCGGACATGAAAAGAGTATTGCTGGTTTCGGCAATATTACCTATCGTTATAAAAAAGAGTAA